One window of Phycisphaerae bacterium genomic DNA carries:
- a CDS encoding ABC transporter ATP-binding protein yields MTKRYGAHRALDELALRVTAGSMFGFLGPNGAGKTTSLRILVGLLRASSGKARVFGLDAWRASTKICERVGYLPGDVRFPQHMTGAAFLNFCNAMRGGHCTAEIERLRGRFELNLNRRIREYSRGMKQKLGLIQAMMHGPELLILDEPTTGLDPLMQQALYDELRAVTSQGRTVLFSSHTLSEVEELCDRVAIIRSGRLIEDSTIDMLKARALRHVELRLKAGGKSADLVAPPGGLGKLVWRNGSATGTWQGEIQPLLSWLSAIGVADVTIGAPDLEDLFAAYYRDDLIQSQ; encoded by the coding sequence TTGACCAAACGGTACGGCGCGCACCGTGCGCTGGACGAACTGGCGCTTCGAGTGACTGCCGGATCCATGTTCGGTTTTCTTGGTCCCAACGGCGCAGGCAAGACGACCTCTCTGAGAATTCTTGTCGGCCTGCTCCGCGCATCCAGCGGAAAGGCGCGGGTGTTCGGATTGGATGCGTGGCGGGCGTCTACAAAAATTTGCGAGCGCGTCGGATATCTTCCGGGCGACGTGCGGTTTCCGCAGCACATGACCGGTGCGGCCTTTCTCAATTTCTGCAATGCAATGCGCGGCGGACACTGCACCGCGGAGATCGAGCGGCTGCGTGGTCGATTCGAATTGAATCTGAACCGCCGCATCCGGGAGTATTCGCGCGGCATGAAGCAGAAGCTCGGTCTGATCCAGGCAATGATGCACGGGCCCGAACTTCTCATCCTTGACGAGCCGACAACCGGCCTCGATCCGCTCATGCAGCAAGCGCTTTACGACGAGCTGCGCGCGGTGACTTCGCAAGGGCGGACGGTGCTCTTTTCCAGCCATACGCTGAGCGAAGTGGAGGAATTGTGCGATCGCGTGGCCATCATTAGATCGGGTCGATTGATTGAAGATAGTACGATTGACATGCTGAAGGCCCGGGCGTTGCGACATGTGGAATTGCGGCTGAAAGCGGGCGGCAAGTCGGCGGATCTCGTCGCGCCGCCGGGCGGCCTGGGTAAGCTGGTCTGGCGGAATGGCTCAGCGACGGGAACATGGCAGGGCGAAATTCAGCCGCTGCTCAGCTGGCTATCGGCGATCGGGGTTGCCGATGTGACCATTGGGGCGCCCGATCTGGAAGACCTCTTCGCCGCCTATTATCGCGACGATTTGATTCAGTCCCAATGA
- a CDS encoding class I SAM-dependent methyltransferase: MLSKIRNLSALYRSKGFAATRNYVWERVASAWNERHLGIETTRIVEKAEMNIDNAEFAHYIPMTFGSLRRCLARVTIRPDEDVFIDYGCGKGRIVVVAATMPFRRVLGVEISPQLAKIAERNVSSAARRLACRDVRIIVHDATTYEVPDELTFAFFFNPFTEGLFSQVLARLRESLDRRPRRFTLIYGNANDGVRQLLHATPWLIPREEYFDWAMPATWSRMMILENKTN, from the coding sequence ATGCTTTCAAAGATTCGCAATCTCAGTGCGCTCTATCGCAGCAAGGGCTTCGCGGCGACGCGAAACTATGTCTGGGAGCGCGTCGCCAGCGCGTGGAACGAACGTCATCTGGGCATCGAAACGACCCGTATCGTCGAAAAAGCCGAGATGAACATCGACAACGCGGAGTTCGCTCATTACATCCCGATGACCTTCGGCAGCCTGCGGCGGTGCCTGGCCCGCGTGACCATTCGGCCGGACGAAGACGTGTTCATCGACTATGGCTGCGGAAAAGGGCGCATCGTGGTCGTGGCGGCCACGATGCCGTTTCGGCGCGTGCTTGGCGTCGAGATCAGCCCGCAGTTGGCAAAGATTGCCGAACGAAACGTCTCATCGGCGGCTCGGCGGCTGGCGTGTCGTGACGTGCGAATCATTGTCCATGACGCGACAACCTACGAAGTCCCGGATGAACTGACTTTTGCGTTTTTCTTCAATCCGTTCACCGAGGGTCTATTCTCACAGGTTCTGGCCCGGTTGCGTGAATCGCTGGACCGTCGTCCTCGCCGGTTCACGCTTATCTACGGAAACGCCAACGACGGCGTCAGGCAACTGCTCCATGCCACGCCGTGGCTCATTCCGCGAGAAGAGTACTTCGACTGGGCAATGCCGGCGACGTGGTCTCGTATGATGATCCTCGAAAACAAGACGAATTGA
- a CDS encoding CPBP family intramembrane metalloprotease, whose product MSSAQDITLSPAPTAIALPTATPRAESSCYPIVRMRAYDAALDLLLVTLALLLAESFVGRAVDWLVNRWPDQGILLINTALGVASLLIIGIILLIRKQSLSSIGIRSASPGLIIGAWLAAIPACYIAMILMALLYAVVSHSIGGGLSIEEIAAEREEFFAMAPSPTLATFALFGLFTGIHEELLFRGFAMPRFIALFRSRTAGVILCAAVFGLLHSYQGTISIFQTAGLGLVFSLVALWTRTIWPAILAHALFNGINFSLIPLFKSMMPELMRELSSQPAM is encoded by the coding sequence ATGTCGTCCGCCCAAGATATCACGCTCAGCCCCGCCCCGACCGCCATCGCGCTGCCGACAGCCACGCCACGCGCCGAATCGTCCTGCTATCCGATTGTTCGCATGAGAGCCTACGATGCGGCCCTGGACCTGTTGCTGGTGACGCTGGCCCTGCTGCTGGCCGAATCTTTTGTCGGTCGCGCCGTTGACTGGCTTGTCAATCGCTGGCCGGATCAAGGCATTCTGTTAATCAACACGGCGCTCGGCGTGGCGTCGCTGCTGATCATCGGAATCATCCTGCTGATTCGAAAGCAATCGTTGAGCAGCATCGGCATCCGATCCGCGTCACCCGGGCTGATCATCGGTGCATGGCTCGCGGCCATTCCGGCCTGCTATATTGCGATGATCCTGATGGCTTTGCTCTATGCGGTCGTCTCACATTCGATCGGAGGCGGATTGAGCATCGAGGAGATTGCAGCCGAACGAGAGGAATTCTTCGCGATGGCGCCAAGCCCAACGCTCGCAACGTTCGCACTCTTCGGCTTGTTCACGGGCATTCATGAAGAGTTGCTGTTTCGCGGATTCGCGATGCCGAGATTCATCGCGCTGTTTCGATCACGAACGGCCGGCGTGATTCTTTGTGCGGCGGTGTTCGGACTTCTGCACAGCTATCAGGGAACGATTTCGATTTTTCAAACGGCGGGGCTCGGGCTGGTGTTCTCGTTGGTGGCACTCTGGACACGGACCATCTGGCCTGCGATCCTCGCGCACGCGCTCTTCAATGGAATCAACTTTTCGCTGATTCCGCTGTTCAAGTCGATGATGCCGGAATTGATGAGGGAGTTGTCATCGCAGCCCGCGATGTGA